A part of Sebastes fasciatus isolate fSebFas1 chromosome 10, fSebFas1.pri, whole genome shotgun sequence genomic DNA contains:
- the mgarpa gene encoding uncharacterized protein mgarpa isoform X12, with amino-acid sequence MFSCRAAWQRCGPLARRAAYRMPRDVVQRRPMSSVPGGSGENIVYTLLCGGALVASVSYTYSTLSSDNARFNDRISEMNARPKTEWVPKPWPPKNRDEEDGGEEEEGAAAEEAAEEAAEEAVVGEEEAADGEAETLAEEVAEVVAEVAEVVAEVAEEVAEAAHEVETVAEEVAHIAEAVEEIAHDAAEPAAAAAEEPESNVPLAAASALDVPKIAEAKEELATAVEDLKEFLAPVEAPPAEEIASVEEDTKPAEEAPAPVEPAPTEEAPVEVAPVVEVAPVVEEAPAPVEVAPVVEEAPAPVAPAPVVEEAPAPVEVAPVVEDAPAPVEVAPVVEDTPAPVEVAAVVEEAPAPVEVAPAVEDAPAPVEVAPVVEEAPAPVEVAPVVEHTALAEEPVTTTVEEEVATPAAEVASPVVEEEAAAAAESPKREYIVVVLEGTPKADKRPRVLGVGSMTGRVIPAPDDNDAPASEGRRRLLRMQMQ; translated from the exons TTGTGCAGCGGCGACCAATGTCATCGGTTCCTGGTGGGTCTGGGGAGAACATAGTCTACACCCTGCTGTGTGGTGGAGCCCTTGTTGCTTCTGTGTCTTAC ACATACAGCACGTTGTCCTCTGACAACGCCAGGTTCAATGATCGCATCTCAGAAATGAATGCCAGACCCAAGACAGAGTGGGTACCTAAACCATGGCCACCTAAGA ACAGGGACGAAGAAGACG gcggagaggaagaggagggagcgGCAGCCGAGGAGGCCGCTGAGGAGGCAGCCGAGGAGGCTGTGGTTGGCGAAGAGGAAGCAGCTGACGGCGAGGCAGAGACCCTAGCGGAGGAGGTCGCTGAGGTAGTCGCCGAAGTCGCAGAGGTCGTCGCCGAGGTGGCGGAGGAGGTCGCCGAGGCTGCGCACGAAGTGGAGACGGTCGCAGAAGAAGTGGCTCACATTGCCGAAGCCGTCGAGGAGATCGCCCATGATGCTGCGGAAccagccgccgccgccgccgaggAGCCCGAAAGCAACG TGCCGCTGGCAGCTGCATCTGCTCTAGACGTGCCAAAGATAGCTGAAGCAAAGGAAGAGTTGGCAACCGCTGTTGAAGACCTCAAAGAGTTCCTGGCACCAGTAGAGGCTCCACCTGCTGAAGAAATAGCATCAGTTGAGGAGGATACTAAGCCTGCAGAAGAGGCCCCTGCACCAGTAGAACCTGCACCCACAGAAGAGGCCCCTGTCGAGGTTGCACCAGTTGTTGAG GTTGCACCAGTTGTTGAGGAGGCCCCTGCACCAGTAGAGGTTGCACCAGTTGTTGAGGAGGCCCCAGCACCAGTT GCCCCAGCACCAGTTGTTGAGGAGGCCCCTGCACCAGTCGAGGTTGCACCAGTTGTTGAGGATGCCCCTGCACCAGTCGAGGTTGCACCAGTTGTTGAGGACACCCCTGCACCAGTCGAGGTTGCGGCAGTTGTTGAGGAGGCCCCAGCACCAGTCGAGGTTGCACCAGCTGTTGAGGATGCCCCTGCACCAGTCGAGGTTGCACCGGTTGTTGAGGAGGCCCCAGCACCAGTAGAGGTTGCACCAGTGGTTGAACACACAGCTCTAGCTGAAGAACCAGTCACCACCACAGTTGAGGAAGAAGTTGCAACCCCTGCCGCGGAAGTAGCCAGCCCTGTGgtggaagaagaagcagcagcagctgctgaaaGTCCCAAGAGAGAGTACATTGTCGTGGTTCTGGAAGGAACGCCCAAAGCTGACAAACGGCCCAGGGTGCTGGGAGTGGGGTCCATGACTGGTAGAGTCATCCCAGCTCCAGACGATAACGATGCCCCTGCTTCTGAG GGTAGGCGACGTCTTCTTAGGATGCAAATGCAGTAG
- the mgarpa gene encoding uncharacterized protein mgarpa isoform X17 encodes MFSCRAAWQRCGPLARRAAYRMPRDVVQRRPMSSVPGGSGENIVYTLLCGGALVASVSYTYSTLSSDNARFNDRISEMNARPKTEWVPKPWPPKNRDEEDGGEEEEGAAAEEAAEEAAEEAVVGEEEAADGEAETLAEEVAEVVAEVAEVVAEVAEEVAEAAHEVETVAEEVAHIAEAVEEIAHDAAEPAAAAAEEPESNVPLAAASALDVPKIAEAKEELATAVEDLKEFLAPVEAPPAEEIASVEEDTKPAEEAPAPVEPAPTEEAPVEVAPVVEVAPVVEEAPAPVEVAPVVEDAPAPVEVAPVVEDTPAPVEVAAVVEEAPAPVEVAPAVEDAPAPVEVAPVVEEAPAPVEVAPVVEHTALAEEPVTTTVEEEVATPAAEVASPVVEEEAAAAAESPKREYIVVVLEGTPKADKRPRVLGVGSMTGRVIPAPDDNDAPASEGRRRLLRMQMQ; translated from the exons TTGTGCAGCGGCGACCAATGTCATCGGTTCCTGGTGGGTCTGGGGAGAACATAGTCTACACCCTGCTGTGTGGTGGAGCCCTTGTTGCTTCTGTGTCTTAC ACATACAGCACGTTGTCCTCTGACAACGCCAGGTTCAATGATCGCATCTCAGAAATGAATGCCAGACCCAAGACAGAGTGGGTACCTAAACCATGGCCACCTAAGA ACAGGGACGAAGAAGACG gcggagaggaagaggagggagcgGCAGCCGAGGAGGCCGCTGAGGAGGCAGCCGAGGAGGCTGTGGTTGGCGAAGAGGAAGCAGCTGACGGCGAGGCAGAGACCCTAGCGGAGGAGGTCGCTGAGGTAGTCGCCGAAGTCGCAGAGGTCGTCGCCGAGGTGGCGGAGGAGGTCGCCGAGGCTGCGCACGAAGTGGAGACGGTCGCAGAAGAAGTGGCTCACATTGCCGAAGCCGTCGAGGAGATCGCCCATGATGCTGCGGAAccagccgccgccgccgccgaggAGCCCGAAAGCAACG TGCCGCTGGCAGCTGCATCTGCTCTAGACGTGCCAAAGATAGCTGAAGCAAAGGAAGAGTTGGCAACCGCTGTTGAAGACCTCAAAGAGTTCCTGGCACCAGTAGAGGCTCCACCTGCTGAAGAAATAGCATCAGTTGAGGAGGATACTAAGCCTGCAGAAGAGGCCCCTGCACCAGTAGAACCTGCACCCACAGAAGAGGCCCCTGTCGAGGTTGCACCAGTTGTTGAG GTTGCACCAGTTGTTGAGGAGGCCCCTGCACCAGTAGAG GTTGCACCAGTTGTTGAGGATGCCCCTGCACCAGTCGAGGTTGCACCAGTTGTTGAGGACACCCCTGCACCAGTCGAGGTTGCGGCAGTTGTTGAGGAGGCCCCAGCACCAGTCGAGGTTGCACCAGCTGTTGAGGATGCCCCTGCACCAGTCGAGGTTGCACCGGTTGTTGAGGAGGCCCCAGCACCAGTAGAGGTTGCACCAGTGGTTGAACACACAGCTCTAGCTGAAGAACCAGTCACCACCACAGTTGAGGAAGAAGTTGCAACCCCTGCCGCGGAAGTAGCCAGCCCTGTGgtggaagaagaagcagcagcagctgctgaaaGTCCCAAGAGAGAGTACATTGTCGTGGTTCTGGAAGGAACGCCCAAAGCTGACAAACGGCCCAGGGTGCTGGGAGTGGGGTCCATGACTGGTAGAGTCATCCCAGCTCCAGACGATAACGATGCCCCTGCTTCTGAG GGTAGGCGACGTCTTCTTAGGATGCAAATGCAGTAG
- the mgarpa gene encoding uncharacterized protein mgarpa isoform X4 has translation MFSCRAAWQRCGPLARRAAYRMPRDVVQRRPMSSVPGGSGENIVYTLLCGGALVASVSYTYSTLSSDNARFNDRISEMNARPKTEWVPKPWPPKNRDEEDGGEEEEGAAAEEAAEEAAEEAVVGEEEAADGEAETLAEEVAEVVAEVAEVVAEVAEEVAEAAHEVETVAEEVAHIAEAVEEIAHDAAEPAAAAAEEPESNVPLAAASALDVPKIAEAKEELATAVEDLKEFLAPVEAPPAEEIASVEEDTKPAEEAPAPVEPAPTEEAPVEVAPVVEVAPVEDAPAPIVEEAPAPVVEEAPAPVEVAPVVEEAPAPVEVAPVVEEAPAPVVEEAPAPVEVAPVVEEAPAPVVEEAPAPVEVAPVVEDAPAPVEVAPVVEDTPAPVEVAAVVEEAPAPVEVAPAVEDAPAPVEVAPVVEEAPAPVEVAPVVEHTALAEEPVTTTVEEEVATPAAEVASPVVEEEAAAAAESPKREYIVVVLEGTPKADKRPRVLGVGSMTGRVIPAPDDNDAPASE, from the exons TTGTGCAGCGGCGACCAATGTCATCGGTTCCTGGTGGGTCTGGGGAGAACATAGTCTACACCCTGCTGTGTGGTGGAGCCCTTGTTGCTTCTGTGTCTTAC ACATACAGCACGTTGTCCTCTGACAACGCCAGGTTCAATGATCGCATCTCAGAAATGAATGCCAGACCCAAGACAGAGTGGGTACCTAAACCATGGCCACCTAAGA ACAGGGACGAAGAAGACG gcggagaggaagaggagggagcgGCAGCCGAGGAGGCCGCTGAGGAGGCAGCCGAGGAGGCTGTGGTTGGCGAAGAGGAAGCAGCTGACGGCGAGGCAGAGACCCTAGCGGAGGAGGTCGCTGAGGTAGTCGCCGAAGTCGCAGAGGTCGTCGCCGAGGTGGCGGAGGAGGTCGCCGAGGCTGCGCACGAAGTGGAGACGGTCGCAGAAGAAGTGGCTCACATTGCCGAAGCCGTCGAGGAGATCGCCCATGATGCTGCGGAAccagccgccgccgccgccgaggAGCCCGAAAGCAACG TGCCGCTGGCAGCTGCATCTGCTCTAGACGTGCCAAAGATAGCTGAAGCAAAGGAAGAGTTGGCAACCGCTGTTGAAGACCTCAAAGAGTTCCTGGCACCAGTAGAGGCTCCACCTGCTGAAGAAATAGCATCAGTTGAGGAGGATACTAAGCCTGCAGAAGAGGCCCCTGCACCAGTAGAACCTGCACCCACAGAAGAGGCCCCTGTCGAGGTTGCACCAGTTGTTGAGGTTGCACCAGTTGAGGACGCCCCAGCACCAATTGTTGAGGAGGCCCCAGCACCAGTTGTTGAGGAGGCCCCTGCACCAGTAGAGGTTGCACCAGTTGTTGAGGAGGCCCCTGCACCAGTAGAGGTTGCACCAGTTGTTGAGGAGGCCCCAGCACCAGTTGTTGAGGAGGCCCCTGCACCAGTAGAGGTTGCACCAGTTGTTGAGGAGGCCCCAGCACCAGTTGTTGAGGAGGCCCCTGCACCAGTCGAGGTTGCACCAGTTGTTGAGGATGCCCCTGCACCAGTCGAGGTTGCACCAGTTGTTGAGGACACCCCTGCACCAGTCGAGGTTGCGGCAGTTGTTGAGGAGGCCCCAGCACCAGTCGAGGTTGCACCAGCTGTTGAGGATGCCCCTGCACCAGTCGAGGTTGCACCGGTTGTTGAGGAGGCCCCAGCACCAGTAGAGGTTGCACCAGTGGTTGAACACACAGCTCTAGCTGAAGAACCAGTCACCACCACAGTTGAGGAAGAAGTTGCAACCCCTGCCGCGGAAGTAGCCAGCCCTGTGgtggaagaagaagcagcagcagctgctgaaaGTCCCAAGAGAGAGTACATTGTCGTGGTTCTGGAAGGAACGCCCAAAGCTGACAAACGGCCCAGGGTGCTGGGAGTGGGGTCCATGACTGGTAGAGTCATCCCAGCTCCAGACGATAACGATGCCCCTGCTTCTGAG TAA
- the mgarpa gene encoding uncharacterized protein mgarpa isoform X16 → MFSCRAAWQRCGPLARRAAYRMPRDVVQRRPMSSVPGGSGENIVYTLLCGGALVASVSYTYSTLSSDNARFNDRISEMNARPKTEWVPKPWPPKNRDEEDGGEEEEGAAAEEAAEEAAEEAVVGEEEAADGEAETLAEEVAEVVAEVAEVVAEVAEEVAEAAHEVETVAEEVAHIAEAVEEIAHDAAEPAAAAAEEPESNVPLAAASALDVPKIAEAKEELATAVEDLKEFLAPVEAPPAEEIASVEEDTKPAEEAPAPVEPAPTEEAPVEVAPVVEEAPAPVEVAPVVEEAPAPVEVAPVVEDAPAPVEVAPVVEDTPAPVEVAAVVEEAPAPVEVAPAVEDAPAPVEVAPVVEEAPAPVEVAPVVEHTALAEEPVTTTVEEEVATPAAEVASPVVEEEAAAAAESPKREYIVVVLEGTPKADKRPRVLGVGSMTGRVIPAPDDNDAPASEGRRRLLRMQMQ, encoded by the exons TTGTGCAGCGGCGACCAATGTCATCGGTTCCTGGTGGGTCTGGGGAGAACATAGTCTACACCCTGCTGTGTGGTGGAGCCCTTGTTGCTTCTGTGTCTTAC ACATACAGCACGTTGTCCTCTGACAACGCCAGGTTCAATGATCGCATCTCAGAAATGAATGCCAGACCCAAGACAGAGTGGGTACCTAAACCATGGCCACCTAAGA ACAGGGACGAAGAAGACG gcggagaggaagaggagggagcgGCAGCCGAGGAGGCCGCTGAGGAGGCAGCCGAGGAGGCTGTGGTTGGCGAAGAGGAAGCAGCTGACGGCGAGGCAGAGACCCTAGCGGAGGAGGTCGCTGAGGTAGTCGCCGAAGTCGCAGAGGTCGTCGCCGAGGTGGCGGAGGAGGTCGCCGAGGCTGCGCACGAAGTGGAGACGGTCGCAGAAGAAGTGGCTCACATTGCCGAAGCCGTCGAGGAGATCGCCCATGATGCTGCGGAAccagccgccgccgccgccgaggAGCCCGAAAGCAACG TGCCGCTGGCAGCTGCATCTGCTCTAGACGTGCCAAAGATAGCTGAAGCAAAGGAAGAGTTGGCAACCGCTGTTGAAGACCTCAAAGAGTTCCTGGCACCAGTAGAGGCTCCACCTGCTGAAGAAATAGCATCAGTTGAGGAGGATACTAAGCCTGCAGAAGAGGCCCCTGCACCAGTAGAACCTGCACCCACAGAAGAGGCCCCTGTCGAGGTTGCACCAGTTGTTGAG GAGGCCCCTGCACCAGTAGAGGTTGCACCAGTTGTTGAGGAGGCCCCTGCACCAGTAGAG GTTGCACCAGTTGTTGAGGATGCCCCTGCACCAGTCGAGGTTGCACCAGTTGTTGAGGACACCCCTGCACCAGTCGAGGTTGCGGCAGTTGTTGAGGAGGCCCCAGCACCAGTCGAGGTTGCACCAGCTGTTGAGGATGCCCCTGCACCAGTCGAGGTTGCACCGGTTGTTGAGGAGGCCCCAGCACCAGTAGAGGTTGCACCAGTGGTTGAACACACAGCTCTAGCTGAAGAACCAGTCACCACCACAGTTGAGGAAGAAGTTGCAACCCCTGCCGCGGAAGTAGCCAGCCCTGTGgtggaagaagaagcagcagcagctgctgaaaGTCCCAAGAGAGAGTACATTGTCGTGGTTCTGGAAGGAACGCCCAAAGCTGACAAACGGCCCAGGGTGCTGGGAGTGGGGTCCATGACTGGTAGAGTCATCCCAGCTCCAGACGATAACGATGCCCCTGCTTCTGAG GGTAGGCGACGTCTTCTTAGGATGCAAATGCAGTAG
- the mgarpa gene encoding uncharacterized protein mgarpa isoform X2, with product MFSCRAAWQRCGPLARRAAYRMPRDVVQRRPMSSVPGGSGENIVYTLLCGGALVASVSYTYSTLSSDNARFNDRISEMNARPKTEWVPKPWPPKNRDEEDGGEEEEGAAAEEAAEEAAEEAVVGEEEAADGEAETLAEEVAEVVAEVAEVVAEVAEEVAEAAHEVETVAEEVAHIAEAVEEIAHDAAEPAAAAAEEPESNVPLAAASALDVPKIAEAKEELATAVEDLKEFLAPVEAPPAEEIASVEEDTKPAEEAPAPVEPAPTEEAPVEVAPVVEVAPVEDAPAPIVEEAPAPVVEEAPAPVEVAPVVEEAPAPVEVAPVVEEAPAPVVEEAPAPVEVAPVVEEAPAPVVEEAPAPVEVAPVVEDAPAPVEVAPVVEDTPAPVEVAAVVEEAPAPVEVAPAVEDAPAPVEVAPVVEEAPAPVEVAPVVEHTALAEEPVTTTVEEEVATPAAEVASPVVEEEAAAAAESPKREYIVVVLEGTPKADKRPRVLGVGSMTGRVIPAPDDNDAPASEGRRRLLRMQMQ from the exons TTGTGCAGCGGCGACCAATGTCATCGGTTCCTGGTGGGTCTGGGGAGAACATAGTCTACACCCTGCTGTGTGGTGGAGCCCTTGTTGCTTCTGTGTCTTAC ACATACAGCACGTTGTCCTCTGACAACGCCAGGTTCAATGATCGCATCTCAGAAATGAATGCCAGACCCAAGACAGAGTGGGTACCTAAACCATGGCCACCTAAGA ACAGGGACGAAGAAGACG gcggagaggaagaggagggagcgGCAGCCGAGGAGGCCGCTGAGGAGGCAGCCGAGGAGGCTGTGGTTGGCGAAGAGGAAGCAGCTGACGGCGAGGCAGAGACCCTAGCGGAGGAGGTCGCTGAGGTAGTCGCCGAAGTCGCAGAGGTCGTCGCCGAGGTGGCGGAGGAGGTCGCCGAGGCTGCGCACGAAGTGGAGACGGTCGCAGAAGAAGTGGCTCACATTGCCGAAGCCGTCGAGGAGATCGCCCATGATGCTGCGGAAccagccgccgccgccgccgaggAGCCCGAAAGCAACG TGCCGCTGGCAGCTGCATCTGCTCTAGACGTGCCAAAGATAGCTGAAGCAAAGGAAGAGTTGGCAACCGCTGTTGAAGACCTCAAAGAGTTCCTGGCACCAGTAGAGGCTCCACCTGCTGAAGAAATAGCATCAGTTGAGGAGGATACTAAGCCTGCAGAAGAGGCCCCTGCACCAGTAGAACCTGCACCCACAGAAGAGGCCCCTGTCGAGGTTGCACCAGTTGTTGAGGTTGCACCAGTTGAGGACGCCCCAGCACCAATTGTTGAGGAGGCCCCAGCACCAGTTGTTGAGGAGGCCCCTGCACCAGTAGAGGTTGCACCAGTTGTTGAGGAGGCCCCTGCACCAGTAGAGGTTGCACCAGTTGTTGAGGAGGCCCCAGCACCAGTTGTTGAGGAGGCCCCTGCACCAGTAGAGGTTGCACCAGTTGTTGAGGAGGCCCCAGCACCAGTTGTTGAGGAGGCCCCTGCACCAGTCGAGGTTGCACCAGTTGTTGAGGATGCCCCTGCACCAGTCGAGGTTGCACCAGTTGTTGAGGACACCCCTGCACCAGTCGAGGTTGCGGCAGTTGTTGAGGAGGCCCCAGCACCAGTCGAGGTTGCACCAGCTGTTGAGGATGCCCCTGCACCAGTCGAGGTTGCACCGGTTGTTGAGGAGGCCCCAGCACCAGTAGAGGTTGCACCAGTGGTTGAACACACAGCTCTAGCTGAAGAACCAGTCACCACCACAGTTGAGGAAGAAGTTGCAACCCCTGCCGCGGAAGTAGCCAGCCCTGTGgtggaagaagaagcagcagcagctgctgaaaGTCCCAAGAGAGAGTACATTGTCGTGGTTCTGGAAGGAACGCCCAAAGCTGACAAACGGCCCAGGGTGCTGGGAGTGGGGTCCATGACTGGTAGAGTCATCCCAGCTCCAGACGATAACGATGCCCCTGCTTCTGAG GGTAGGCGACGTCTTCTTAGGATGCAAATGCAGTAG